The DNA region CCAGAATGGGAATCTAACCATTCAATCATTACAAGTTTCAAGACATTCTCCTATTAAAGGAAATTAAGACGCCACCGTTTTTTCTTGCCTATTCTTTTTTAACCGTATATACTACTAAAAGTGACCCATGGACTTCTTTGATTGAGTTGTACATCGAAGGTTCTTGATAAATTATGACTTTTACTGAGCCGTCGTAAGGTTGCATCAGTATGACCAAGAGAAAAAACTGGAAGAAGCTGATCACCATCTCAGCAATAGTGCTCATAGTGGTGGGTTTGGGGGTAGCGGCATTTTCCGTCTTTTTCGACCAGGCAGTCATTGTAAGGAAAGGCACGATCTACAAGGTTGAAGTCCTGGAAAAAGTAGTAGCATTGACCTTCGATGACGGGCCCTCTCCAGTCTGGACTCCCCAGATTCTGGATGCGCTGAAAAAAGCCGATGTGAAAGCAACCTTCTTCATGATTGGCGAATATGTGGAAAAATATCCTCAGATAGCTAAGAGGGTGGCTGAAGAAGGTCATGAGATCGGGAATCATTCCTACGACCATCATGTTCTCATCTATTATAGAATGGAAGCCCTGGAAAAAGAGATAAAGGATGCTGAGAGGGTGATTAGAGAGGTTACCGGGCAAACCACCCGCTACTTCAGACCTCCAAAAGCCTGGA from Candidatus Zixiibacteriota bacterium includes:
- a CDS encoding polysaccharide deacetylase family protein, with the protein product MTKRKNWKKLITISAIVLIVVGLGVAAFSVFFDQAVIVRKGTIYKVEVLEKVVALTFDDGPSPVWTPQILDALKKADVKATFFMIGEYVEKYPQIAKRVAEEGHEIGNHSYDHHVLIYYRMEALEKEIKDAERVIREVTGQTTRYFRPPKAWITNKEKDKIKEMGYEVVLWTLNSKDWVTFDDKYIVKFLVHHVRPGDIILFHDGGGVFSTEGGNRRETVKTIPQLVEKLRAKGYRFVTITELLRMQNNGAQDKPS